A part of Ooceraea biroi isolate clonal line C1 chromosome 10, Obir_v5.4, whole genome shotgun sequence genomic DNA contains:
- the LOC105283662 gene encoding NACHT domain- and WD repeat-containing protein 1 isoform X2, with protein MISRSNRLDQQGSGIMAVIREWTGNDAAACTAAARDLKTRIEAVLPEDNVLHLQAEYRHNGIDADYDAHDEYLGKLRELILDRLQQLVNASVEADPEIKSRKKMVQEVYAESMAHFALLRELPLAEETDEIVDRVKRLILAGKERKHGPILIYGPKSSGKSSILARVYQDAPDWLSASTLRIVRLCTSTPRSAYSLELLRILCQHIGFLAGDNDGNLPRDASFDPLYLNNWFNLIVRHIEEHPLSDQLIILLDDLHRFHPLECDIVAALSWLPLTLPAGVHLVVTSALPPEGMRLTPLQKDRLRSADILVDLTVGRVCATSRFDAALELLEGLVGSDAANRIASILACTEHGLSETEILELIMPTGGEGPLLLEDSQFNFATWCLVRRALAPWLKVRVMSGRLMFSWRNQCREIALRKYLANQDVSRSYHGELAGLFFSEDTDDSSEKSPENPAASPPAKETPFQSAPQTQDITYTLRHVEEAWLHLLRASDVDKLKKLAVCAFDFLLAAVQMISVSYLRCVLEHARRYLLERDLELVYYAVRKSSDVLTRDPLQLGAQLICWLRPVAEDGGDLVSRMVMAAMAWCDGYTAPLLVPLNGWLQPPLPLQIRAITCPQGVKLIEAAPSGQHVVVVPPQGDAQLWHVMSSQLVHTFKGHSSPISCLAVTHQSQYLLTGSEDTSIIVWDMKDLVMKRRICEHIAPILTLTTALNNSVIVSGGEDSRIIATSLLTGEVLMKVDHHRGPVTTIRVDSAGEVLVSGSVDGTVCLWSLESFSLLNSIVLPSPVIMLDVSADSVFLLAACEDQKLYLRSLATGTEIHTLRGHQGPITSLCLAKDCRRAIAGGIEGRVSVFDMHSGRLIKTLPANPSASVTSVKVTEKDDFLITGGGGRVTYWSFRGEEPPPKPQKPGKQDSLQPHTAPISCLDISRDGAMAVTGGVDSLVNLWQLNTHELLSTLEGHIASITCIAFSASGLFVASGSEDKTVRVWGLTLGLVVATFRHQAPVTAVTAMLDGRRVVSSDRAGTIRVWAADSGTLIQSVCGPGRCFAVASDMRYAVCGSGDNQVRIIGLGAGPEEKHQVSHSQDITCLVATPDSQYLITGSRDMSLKVWQLAGGKLSQVLVGHTDHVTCVAVAVLDKSVVVSGSRDANLIVWDINTGADLHTLTGHLGYVTCVRLSGDGTLAVSGSEDKSLIVWDTKKGTSLSSIMLHVPVLGVEMSTDCSRMAVHLLEHKCMPILCLHNTPAQYVKLPPYVAPRDLRPPGPKRPARRLLKKEVSLDTYTWQRKYGHLTSGITVSSIEERLKRRFSVSASMEEISKAGLTGSQPGLGPEQAALAQSQHFDQLEALWNKQSPPPRPRGLVRTLTKQSSLQATRISDSEEEDVPN; from the exons ATGATATCACGGAGCAATC GTCTCGATCAGCAGGGTTCCGGAATAATGGCCGTGATTCGCGAGTGGACGGGAAACGACGCGGCAGCCTGCACGGCTGCCGCTCGAGATCTGAAGACCCGCATCGAGGCGGTCCTTCCTGAAGACAATGTTCTACATTTGCAAGCAGAATACCGTCATAATGGGATCGATGCCGATTACGATGCCCACGATGAGTATCTTGGCAAACTGCGCGAGCTCATACTAGATAGGCTGCAGCAGCTGGTGAACGCATCCGTCGAGGCTGATCCGGAAATCAAAAGTCGCAAGAAGATGGTGCAGGAGGTCTACGCCGAAAGTATGGCACACTTCGCTCTACTTCGGGAATTACCGTTAGCTGAGGAGACCGATGAGATTGTCGACCGAGTCAAACGACTGATCCTTGCGG GCAAGGAGCGCAAGCACGGACCCATCCTGATCTACGGGCCAAAATCCTCCGGCAAGAGCTCGATCCTTGCGCGCGTCTACCAAGATGCGCCCGACTGGCTCTCGGCATCGACGCTGCGCATTGTCCGACTGTGCACGTCGACGCCGCGATCCGCTTACAGTTTGGAGCTCTTACGCATCCTTTGCCAACACATCGGCTTCCTCGCCGGAGACAACGACGGCAACCTACCGCGTGATGCTTCCTTCGATCCGCTCTACCTCAATAACTGGTTCAATCTCATCGTACGCCACATAGAGGAGCACCCGCTGTCGGATCAACTGATCATTCTCCTCGACGACTTACATCGTTTCCACCCGCTCGAGTGCGACATCGTGGCCGCTCTGTCGTGGCTGCCGCTCACGCTGCCCGCGGGCGTCCACTTGGTCGTCACCTCGGCGTTGCCTCCCGAGGGGATGCGGCTCACGCCGCTTCAGAAAGATCGTCTACGCAGCGCCGATATCCTGGTCGATCTTACGGTCGGGCGCGTATGTGCGACGTCACGCTTCGATGCGGCCCTTGAACTTTTGGAGGGTCTCGTCGGGTCTGACGCGGCCAACCGGATTGCCTCGATTCTCGCTTGCACCGAACATGGTCTGTCGGAGACAGAGATACTCGAGCTAATCATGCCCACCGGCGGGGAAGGACCGTTGCTCCTAGAAGACAGCCAATTTAACTTTGCAACTTGGTGCTTGGTCAGGCGGGCCCTCGCGCCGTGGCTCAAG GTTCGAGTAATGAGCGGTCGATTGATGTTCTCCTGGCGCAACCAGTGTCGCGAGATTGCCCTACGAAAGTACCTTGCCAATCAAGACGTTTCCCGCAGCTATCACGGGGAGTTAGCTGGCCTGTTCTTTTCCGAGGATACCGATGACAGTTCGGAGAAGTCGCCGGAGAATCCAGCCGCTTCGCCTCCCGCGAAGGAGACGCCGTTCCAAAGCGCGCCGCAGACTCAGGATATCACGTACACTCTGCGACACGTCGAGGAGGCATGGTTACATCTTTTGCGTGCCTCCGATGTCGACAAGCTGAAGAAGCTCGCTGTGTGCGCGTTCGACTTCCTCCTCGCGGCGGTTCAGATGATCTCCGTCAGCTACCTGCGATGCGTCCTCGAACACGCCAGGCGGTACTTACTTGAGCGCGACTTGGAACTCGTTTATTATGCCGTGAGGAAATCCAGCGACGTTCTCACCAGGGACCCACTTCAGCTCGGCGCGCAGCTCATTTGCTGGTTGAGGCCGGTCGCTGAGGATGGCGGTGATCTC GTCAGTAGAATGGTCATGGCGGCTATGGCTTGGTGCGACGGTTACACCGCGCCGCTGCTCGTGCCATTGAACGGGTGGCTGCAGCCGCCACTGCCGCTGCAAATCCGCGCGATCACGTGTCCGCAGGGTGTCAAGCTGATCGAGGCAGCACCGTCTGGCCaacacgtcgtcgtcgtgccaCCGCAGGGGGATGCTCAACTGTGGCACGTGATGTCTAGTCAACTCGTTCATACGTTCAAAG GACATTCCAGCCCAATCTCGTGTTTGGCCGTTACCCATCAGTCGCAGTATCTGCTGACCGGCTCCGAGGACACTTCCATTATCGTCTGGGATATGAAGGATCTCGTTATGAAGCGCCGGATTTGCGAGCACATCGCGCCGATCCTCACTTTAACCACAGCCCTCAACAACTCCGTTATCGTGAGCGGTGGTGAAGATTCTAGGATCATCGCCACCAGCTTACTCACTGGCGAGGTTTTGATGAAGGTTGATCACCATCGAGGCCCCGTCACCACTATTCGCGTTGATTCGGCGGGAGAGGTCTTGGTCTCGGGCTCGGTCGACGGCACTGTGTGTCTCTGGTCATTGGAGAGCTTCAGTCTTCTCAACAGCATCGTTCTTCCATCTCCGGTGATCATGCTAGACGTGTCTGCGGATTCGGTTTTCCTTTTAGCCGCATGCGAGGATCAAAAGCTTTATCTAAGATCCTTAGCGACTGGCACAGAGATTCATACGCTCAGGGGACATCAGGGACCGATCACGAGCCTTTGCTTGGCGAAGGATTGCAGGAGAGCTATCGCCGGTGGTATCGAAGGCAGAGTATCCGTGTTCGATATGCACAGCGGTCGATTGATCAAGACGTTACCTGCCAATCCATCGGCGAGCGTTACTTCGGTGAAG GTAACCGAGAAAGACGATTTCCTGATAACCGGCGGAGGTGGCCGCGTGACTTATTGGAGTTTCCGCGGCGAGGAACCGCCGCCGAAGCCGCAGAAACCCGGAAAACAAGATTCTTTACAACCTCATACCGCACCGATATCTTGCCTGGACATCTCCAGGGACGGTGCCATGGCGGTTACCGGCGGTGTCGATTCTTTGGTCAATCTGTGGCAGCTGAATACTCATGAGCTGTTGTCCACTCTGGAGGGTCATATCGCCAGCATTACTTGCATCGCATTTTCCGCATCAGGACTCTTTGTTGCATCCG GATCTGAGGACAAGACGGTGCGCGTGTGGGGTTTGACTTTGGGTCTCGTCGTAGCAACCTTCAGACATCAGGCGCCAGTGACCGCTGTTACTGCTATGTTGGATGGCAGAAGAGTAGTAAGCTCAGATCGAGCCGGCACTATTAGAGTCTGGGCAGCGGATAGTGGTACATTAATCCAATCCGTTTGCGGACCCGGACGATGTTTCGCTGTTGCATCCGATATGAG ATACGCGGTGTGCGGATCCGGTGATAACCAAGTGCGCATAATTGGCCTGGGTGCCGGCCCCGAAGAGAAGCATCAGGTATCGCATTCGCAGGACATCACCTGTCTGGTAGCAACGCCTGATTCCCAGTACCTGATAACCGGATCTCGCGACATGAGCCTGAAGGTATGGCAGTTGGCCGGTGGTAAACTATCGCAGGTCCTAGTTGGTCATACCGACCACGTGACCTGCGTGGCAGTTGCGGTGCTCGACAAATCCGTAGTCGTGTCTGGCTCCCGAGATGCCAATCTCATTGTCTGGGACATCAATACTGGAGCTGATCTGCATACTCTCACGGGTCATCTGGGTTACGTCACTTGTGTGCGACTGTCCGGTGACGGCACTCTGGCCGTTTCCGGGAGCGAGGACAAGAGTCTCATCGTCTGGGACACGAAGAAGGGCACGTCGCTTAGTTCCATCATGCTGCACGTGCCGGTCTTAGGAGTCGAGATGTCCACCGACTGTTCCAGGATGGCAGTGCACTTGCTCGAACACAAGTGCATGCCCATTCTGTGCCTGCACAACACTCCCGCGCAATACGTAAAGCTGCCGCCGTACGTGGCACCACGGGATCTGAGGCCCCCGGGACCGAAGCGGCCCGCTAGAAGGCTGCTGAAGAAGGAGGTGTCCTTAGATACTTACACTTGGCAGCGAAAGTACGGACACCTTACGTCag GTATCACAGTCTCAAGCATCGAGGAACGTTTGAAGCGTCGTTTCAGCGTGAGCGCGTCGATGGAGGAGATCAGCAAGGCAGGTTTGACTGGTTCTCAACCCGGTCTGGGTCCTGAACAAGCCGCTTTGGCACAATCGCAGCATTTCGACCAATTGGAGGCACTCTGGAACAAGCAATCGCCGCCGCCAAGACCACGTGGCCTAGTCCGTACGTTAACGAAACAGAGTTCGCTTCAGGCTACCCGGATATCCGACTCCGAAGAAGAAG ATGTACCGAATTAA
- the LOC105283662 gene encoding NACHT domain- and WD repeat-containing protein 1 isoform X1 has translation MNLEVELIAGVLKGSLPPAHLPAPRLIKIFIAGERDDFAEERKQLLEVVGPELQSIYDDMGIEVLLVDMQYGTADNPDANPRLAEFFLEEINASHRHSRGCFLLLLTGTNYSVGWVPTELGEATFQTLLARCALLTDHYEHNGHSYVLKADSVRTAQRGWQVNQESSLRQMLKTATESAIVEQPENQELRYILKSTAERQLDHGLSLDQQGSGIMAVIREWTGNDAAACTAAARDLKTRIEAVLPEDNVLHLQAEYRHNGIDADYDAHDEYLGKLRELILDRLQQLVNASVEADPEIKSRKKMVQEVYAESMAHFALLRELPLAEETDEIVDRVKRLILAGKERKHGPILIYGPKSSGKSSILARVYQDAPDWLSASTLRIVRLCTSTPRSAYSLELLRILCQHIGFLAGDNDGNLPRDASFDPLYLNNWFNLIVRHIEEHPLSDQLIILLDDLHRFHPLECDIVAALSWLPLTLPAGVHLVVTSALPPEGMRLTPLQKDRLRSADILVDLTVGRVCATSRFDAALELLEGLVGSDAANRIASILACTEHGLSETEILELIMPTGGEGPLLLEDSQFNFATWCLVRRALAPWLKVRVMSGRLMFSWRNQCREIALRKYLANQDVSRSYHGELAGLFFSEDTDDSSEKSPENPAASPPAKETPFQSAPQTQDITYTLRHVEEAWLHLLRASDVDKLKKLAVCAFDFLLAAVQMISVSYLRCVLEHARRYLLERDLELVYYAVRKSSDVLTRDPLQLGAQLICWLRPVAEDGGDLVSRMVMAAMAWCDGYTAPLLVPLNGWLQPPLPLQIRAITCPQGVKLIEAAPSGQHVVVVPPQGDAQLWHVMSSQLVHTFKGHSSPISCLAVTHQSQYLLTGSEDTSIIVWDMKDLVMKRRICEHIAPILTLTTALNNSVIVSGGEDSRIIATSLLTGEVLMKVDHHRGPVTTIRVDSAGEVLVSGSVDGTVCLWSLESFSLLNSIVLPSPVIMLDVSADSVFLLAACEDQKLYLRSLATGTEIHTLRGHQGPITSLCLAKDCRRAIAGGIEGRVSVFDMHSGRLIKTLPANPSASVTSVKVTEKDDFLITGGGGRVTYWSFRGEEPPPKPQKPGKQDSLQPHTAPISCLDISRDGAMAVTGGVDSLVNLWQLNTHELLSTLEGHIASITCIAFSASGLFVASGSEDKTVRVWGLTLGLVVATFRHQAPVTAVTAMLDGRRVVSSDRAGTIRVWAADSGTLIQSVCGPGRCFAVASDMRYAVCGSGDNQVRIIGLGAGPEEKHQVSHSQDITCLVATPDSQYLITGSRDMSLKVWQLAGGKLSQVLVGHTDHVTCVAVAVLDKSVVVSGSRDANLIVWDINTGADLHTLTGHLGYVTCVRLSGDGTLAVSGSEDKSLIVWDTKKGTSLSSIMLHVPVLGVEMSTDCSRMAVHLLEHKCMPILCLHNTPAQYVKLPPYVAPRDLRPPGPKRPARRLLKKEVSLDTYTWQRKYGHLTSGITVSSIEERLKRRFSVSASMEEISKAGLTGSQPGLGPEQAALAQSQHFDQLEALWNKQSPPPRPRGLVRTLTKQSSLQATRISDSEEEDVPN, from the exons ATGAATCTCGAGGTGGAGTTGATCGCGGGGGTGCTCAAGGGCAGTCTACCCCCCGCACATCTGCCGGCACCGAGGCTCATCAAGATATTCATCGCCGGTGAACGAGACG ACTTTGCGGAGGAGCGCAAGCAGCTGCTGGAGGTGGTCGGTCCGGAACTGCAATCAATTTACGATGATATGGGAATCGAG GTGCTCCTGGTGGATATGCAATATGGAACCGCCGACAATCCGGATGCGAATCCTCGCCTGGCAGAGTTCTTCTTGGAGGAGATAAACGCGTCCCATCGCCATTCCAGGGGATGCTTCCTCCTG CTGTTGACGGGGACAAATTACAGCGTAGGGTGGGTACCGACAGAACTGGGGGAGGCTACCTTCCAGACGCTTCTCGCACGCTGTGCCCTTCTTACAGATCATTACGAGCACAACGGGCACTCTTACGTTTTGAAAGCAGACAG CGTGCGAACCGCTCAGCGAGGATGGCAGGTGAACCAAGAATCGAGCCTGCGTCAGATGCTGAAGACCGCCACGGAATCCGCGATCGTGGAACAACCGGAGAATCAGGAGCTGAGATACATCTTGAAGAGCACGGCGGAACGACAGTTGGACCATGGCCTAA GTCTCGATCAGCAGGGTTCCGGAATAATGGCCGTGATTCGCGAGTGGACGGGAAACGACGCGGCAGCCTGCACGGCTGCCGCTCGAGATCTGAAGACCCGCATCGAGGCGGTCCTTCCTGAAGACAATGTTCTACATTTGCAAGCAGAATACCGTCATAATGGGATCGATGCCGATTACGATGCCCACGATGAGTATCTTGGCAAACTGCGCGAGCTCATACTAGATAGGCTGCAGCAGCTGGTGAACGCATCCGTCGAGGCTGATCCGGAAATCAAAAGTCGCAAGAAGATGGTGCAGGAGGTCTACGCCGAAAGTATGGCACACTTCGCTCTACTTCGGGAATTACCGTTAGCTGAGGAGACCGATGAGATTGTCGACCGAGTCAAACGACTGATCCTTGCGG GCAAGGAGCGCAAGCACGGACCCATCCTGATCTACGGGCCAAAATCCTCCGGCAAGAGCTCGATCCTTGCGCGCGTCTACCAAGATGCGCCCGACTGGCTCTCGGCATCGACGCTGCGCATTGTCCGACTGTGCACGTCGACGCCGCGATCCGCTTACAGTTTGGAGCTCTTACGCATCCTTTGCCAACACATCGGCTTCCTCGCCGGAGACAACGACGGCAACCTACCGCGTGATGCTTCCTTCGATCCGCTCTACCTCAATAACTGGTTCAATCTCATCGTACGCCACATAGAGGAGCACCCGCTGTCGGATCAACTGATCATTCTCCTCGACGACTTACATCGTTTCCACCCGCTCGAGTGCGACATCGTGGCCGCTCTGTCGTGGCTGCCGCTCACGCTGCCCGCGGGCGTCCACTTGGTCGTCACCTCGGCGTTGCCTCCCGAGGGGATGCGGCTCACGCCGCTTCAGAAAGATCGTCTACGCAGCGCCGATATCCTGGTCGATCTTACGGTCGGGCGCGTATGTGCGACGTCACGCTTCGATGCGGCCCTTGAACTTTTGGAGGGTCTCGTCGGGTCTGACGCGGCCAACCGGATTGCCTCGATTCTCGCTTGCACCGAACATGGTCTGTCGGAGACAGAGATACTCGAGCTAATCATGCCCACCGGCGGGGAAGGACCGTTGCTCCTAGAAGACAGCCAATTTAACTTTGCAACTTGGTGCTTGGTCAGGCGGGCCCTCGCGCCGTGGCTCAAG GTTCGAGTAATGAGCGGTCGATTGATGTTCTCCTGGCGCAACCAGTGTCGCGAGATTGCCCTACGAAAGTACCTTGCCAATCAAGACGTTTCCCGCAGCTATCACGGGGAGTTAGCTGGCCTGTTCTTTTCCGAGGATACCGATGACAGTTCGGAGAAGTCGCCGGAGAATCCAGCCGCTTCGCCTCCCGCGAAGGAGACGCCGTTCCAAAGCGCGCCGCAGACTCAGGATATCACGTACACTCTGCGACACGTCGAGGAGGCATGGTTACATCTTTTGCGTGCCTCCGATGTCGACAAGCTGAAGAAGCTCGCTGTGTGCGCGTTCGACTTCCTCCTCGCGGCGGTTCAGATGATCTCCGTCAGCTACCTGCGATGCGTCCTCGAACACGCCAGGCGGTACTTACTTGAGCGCGACTTGGAACTCGTTTATTATGCCGTGAGGAAATCCAGCGACGTTCTCACCAGGGACCCACTTCAGCTCGGCGCGCAGCTCATTTGCTGGTTGAGGCCGGTCGCTGAGGATGGCGGTGATCTC GTCAGTAGAATGGTCATGGCGGCTATGGCTTGGTGCGACGGTTACACCGCGCCGCTGCTCGTGCCATTGAACGGGTGGCTGCAGCCGCCACTGCCGCTGCAAATCCGCGCGATCACGTGTCCGCAGGGTGTCAAGCTGATCGAGGCAGCACCGTCTGGCCaacacgtcgtcgtcgtgccaCCGCAGGGGGATGCTCAACTGTGGCACGTGATGTCTAGTCAACTCGTTCATACGTTCAAAG GACATTCCAGCCCAATCTCGTGTTTGGCCGTTACCCATCAGTCGCAGTATCTGCTGACCGGCTCCGAGGACACTTCCATTATCGTCTGGGATATGAAGGATCTCGTTATGAAGCGCCGGATTTGCGAGCACATCGCGCCGATCCTCACTTTAACCACAGCCCTCAACAACTCCGTTATCGTGAGCGGTGGTGAAGATTCTAGGATCATCGCCACCAGCTTACTCACTGGCGAGGTTTTGATGAAGGTTGATCACCATCGAGGCCCCGTCACCACTATTCGCGTTGATTCGGCGGGAGAGGTCTTGGTCTCGGGCTCGGTCGACGGCACTGTGTGTCTCTGGTCATTGGAGAGCTTCAGTCTTCTCAACAGCATCGTTCTTCCATCTCCGGTGATCATGCTAGACGTGTCTGCGGATTCGGTTTTCCTTTTAGCCGCATGCGAGGATCAAAAGCTTTATCTAAGATCCTTAGCGACTGGCACAGAGATTCATACGCTCAGGGGACATCAGGGACCGATCACGAGCCTTTGCTTGGCGAAGGATTGCAGGAGAGCTATCGCCGGTGGTATCGAAGGCAGAGTATCCGTGTTCGATATGCACAGCGGTCGATTGATCAAGACGTTACCTGCCAATCCATCGGCGAGCGTTACTTCGGTGAAG GTAACCGAGAAAGACGATTTCCTGATAACCGGCGGAGGTGGCCGCGTGACTTATTGGAGTTTCCGCGGCGAGGAACCGCCGCCGAAGCCGCAGAAACCCGGAAAACAAGATTCTTTACAACCTCATACCGCACCGATATCTTGCCTGGACATCTCCAGGGACGGTGCCATGGCGGTTACCGGCGGTGTCGATTCTTTGGTCAATCTGTGGCAGCTGAATACTCATGAGCTGTTGTCCACTCTGGAGGGTCATATCGCCAGCATTACTTGCATCGCATTTTCCGCATCAGGACTCTTTGTTGCATCCG GATCTGAGGACAAGACGGTGCGCGTGTGGGGTTTGACTTTGGGTCTCGTCGTAGCAACCTTCAGACATCAGGCGCCAGTGACCGCTGTTACTGCTATGTTGGATGGCAGAAGAGTAGTAAGCTCAGATCGAGCCGGCACTATTAGAGTCTGGGCAGCGGATAGTGGTACATTAATCCAATCCGTTTGCGGACCCGGACGATGTTTCGCTGTTGCATCCGATATGAG ATACGCGGTGTGCGGATCCGGTGATAACCAAGTGCGCATAATTGGCCTGGGTGCCGGCCCCGAAGAGAAGCATCAGGTATCGCATTCGCAGGACATCACCTGTCTGGTAGCAACGCCTGATTCCCAGTACCTGATAACCGGATCTCGCGACATGAGCCTGAAGGTATGGCAGTTGGCCGGTGGTAAACTATCGCAGGTCCTAGTTGGTCATACCGACCACGTGACCTGCGTGGCAGTTGCGGTGCTCGACAAATCCGTAGTCGTGTCTGGCTCCCGAGATGCCAATCTCATTGTCTGGGACATCAATACTGGAGCTGATCTGCATACTCTCACGGGTCATCTGGGTTACGTCACTTGTGTGCGACTGTCCGGTGACGGCACTCTGGCCGTTTCCGGGAGCGAGGACAAGAGTCTCATCGTCTGGGACACGAAGAAGGGCACGTCGCTTAGTTCCATCATGCTGCACGTGCCGGTCTTAGGAGTCGAGATGTCCACCGACTGTTCCAGGATGGCAGTGCACTTGCTCGAACACAAGTGCATGCCCATTCTGTGCCTGCACAACACTCCCGCGCAATACGTAAAGCTGCCGCCGTACGTGGCACCACGGGATCTGAGGCCCCCGGGACCGAAGCGGCCCGCTAGAAGGCTGCTGAAGAAGGAGGTGTCCTTAGATACTTACACTTGGCAGCGAAAGTACGGACACCTTACGTCag GTATCACAGTCTCAAGCATCGAGGAACGTTTGAAGCGTCGTTTCAGCGTGAGCGCGTCGATGGAGGAGATCAGCAAGGCAGGTTTGACTGGTTCTCAACCCGGTCTGGGTCCTGAACAAGCCGCTTTGGCACAATCGCAGCATTTCGACCAATTGGAGGCACTCTGGAACAAGCAATCGCCGCCGCCAAGACCACGTGGCCTAGTCCGTACGTTAACGAAACAGAGTTCGCTTCAGGCTACCCGGATATCCGACTCCGAAGAAGAAG ATGTACCGAATTAA